The genomic segment TCCTGGTCAGAGTCCTGGATGTCAATGACAATGCTCCTGAGGTCCACATAACCTGGGCTACACGGGCACCTGTGCTCTCTGAAGCCCTCCCCAAAGACAGCTTCGTGGCTCTTGTGACAGCCAGTGACCCCGATTCGGGAAGCAATGGGCAAGTGTATTGCTCTCTCAGTCAAGGGTATGAGCACTTCAGGCTGAAGAGGACCAACAGCCACAGCTATGTGTTGATGACCAATGCCACGCTGGACAGGGAGCTGCGTGCCGAGTACAACCTGACGTTGGTGGTGCAGGACCAGGGTGACCTCTCCTTGGCTGTGCTGAAGCATCTCACTATCTGCATCAGCGACATCAATGACAACGCCCCCTCCTTTGAGAAGGCTACCTACGAGGTTGCTGTCGCTGAGAACAGTGAAGTACCTGCCTTCTTGCTCACTGTCCTTGCCACCGACCCTGACCTGGGTTTCAATGGGAAAATCACCTACAGGATCCTGGActcctctgctgcagggctgttctcaatTGATCCCATCACTGGGGATGTTTTTGCCCTCCAAACTTTTGATTatgagcaggtgaggagcctgGAGTTCCTGGTGACTGCAGAGGATGGTGGTCACCCCAAATTGGCGTCCAATGTCTCCATCAGGCTGGCTGTTCTTGACCAGAACGACAATGCACCCGTCGTCACCACGCCAATGCTAGTGGAAGGTGCGGCCATGCTCTCTGTCCTGGTCAATGCAGAGACCGGGTGCTTCTGGGTGGTcactgggaatgggagcacCCAAGGGACTGCAGCAGTGACCAATGCAACACTTGTGTCATGTGCTGGCACTCCCTTCCTCTTCACCATCATGGCCAGGGATGTGGACTCTGGCATCAACGGGGCTCTCCGGTATGATCTGGTGAGTGGGGATGACGCCGGGCTTTTCATCCTGGACCCTCTCTTGGGGCAGGTCTTCCTTAATGCCAGCAATGCCAGCAGCCTTGCTGGTAGCGAGCGGGAGCTGGTGGTCCGGGTGAGCGATGAGGGGGATATCCCCCTGCACACCCTGGCTCGGGTCCGCATAGTTTTCCGGCATCACGGAGCATTCTCCAAAATCTCAGCCCAGGATCCCAGGTGGCTGAGTCCATCCATGGTGGCTGTTATCTGCCTGGCCGCTCTCCTGGGTGGGTGCCTTCTTCTTTTGGCTTTAACCCTGTCTTTGCgtaagaaggagaaaaaggacgGCATGGCCTACAACTGCAGGGAAGCGGAGGATGcccgcaggcagcagcagctcaagaAGCCACACAGGCAGATACAGAAGACAGATATCCACCTTGTCCCACTGCTCCGGGGCCGGCCCCGGGAGGCTGCGCACCCCCGTCCCTGCCAGGAGGatctgcccagcacagcctgccctGCACCAGGGGGCACCCTGCAGGCTCCCCTCCACCTCACCCCCACTCTTTACAGGACCCTGAGAAATCAGAGGACCCAAAAGGACTCAGATGAGCAGCAGGGAACCTTCAACCTGCCCATCCTGCATCGccggccctgccagccccacagactgaaaaattctgcaaaaGATGCTGCAAGACCCCTGGATGCACCACTGCACTGCAAGAGCTTGGTGAAGCCACCACAGGGGCCCATGGGAGAGGCCCCACTGCCACCCAACCAGCCTGTGGGTACTGGGGAacctgggcagccccagccccaccagcacaTCCTCAGAAGCCTGGTCCGACTGTCACTGGTGGcactggcagagcagagccccACTGGGGAGTTTGCGATGGAGTCGCCCCCGGTGCAGGTAGGAGCTCCCTGCCTGTTGCTGGAGGCATGGAggcagccccccccgcccccagccccccagtcCTTCCTTGCCCAGGCCTTGCACACCCTACCCTGGGGTGGTGGGAAAGTGCAACCTGATGGTCTTtcgttggtctcttctctcaccCTTGAGCAGAGGTGACCCAGCAGTAGGGGCTGGGTAGGATGAACGGCTGCCCACCACGAGCAGGGTCTCCCTGCACCCACCAGGATGCCTGGGAACTGGGGTGGAGGATAGCTGTCACACAGGGAAGGGGACATGAGCA from the Phalacrocorax aristotelis chromosome 8, bGulAri2.1, whole genome shotgun sequence genome contains:
- the PCDH12 gene encoding protocadherin-12; this translates as MQWQAGKPAAACWGSRAMGFTSSMLLLSRSALHFPALWWYLFLSTDAQEVAMFTVQYRVFEEVPLGTVIGTLAEHFERGESGETADTFQLMETPRRFPLHVGSGDGMLSTAGRVDREQLCRHSDPCWVSFDVLAARNLALIHVEVQVLDINDNAPRFPTPELELEMSESASLRTRIPLDRALDADAGPNAHCSYTLSSSEHFALDVISGSDGTRHAELVVVKEVDRELHSSFDLVLTATDHGELPKSGTALIKVIVLDSNDNSPVFAESSLTVEVWEDALPGTLLVTVTATDPDQGPNGEIEYSLSKHAPPEVLSTFGIDASTGSIILKHPLDYEETHTYELDVQARDLGANPIPAHCKILVRVLDVNDNAPEVHITWATRAPVLSEALPKDSFVALVTASDPDSGSNGQVYCSLSQGYEHFRLKRTNSHSYVLMTNATLDRELRAEYNLTLVVQDQGDLSLAVLKHLTICISDINDNAPSFEKATYEVAVAENSEVPAFLLTVLATDPDLGFNGKITYRILDSSAAGLFSIDPITGDVFALQTFDYEQVRSLEFLVTAEDGGHPKLASNVSIRLAVLDQNDNAPVVTTPMLVEGAAMLSVLVNAETGCFWVVTGNGSTQGTAAVTNATLVSCAGTPFLFTIMARDVDSGINGALRYDLVSGDDAGLFILDPLLGQVFLNASNASSLAGSERELVVRVSDEGDIPLHTLARVRIVFRHHGAFSKISAQDPRWLSPSMVAVICLAALLGGCLLLLALTLSLRKKEKKDGMAYNCREAEDARRQQQLKKPHRQIQKTDIHLVPLLRGRPREAAHPRPCQEDLPSTACPAPGGTLQAPLHLTPTLYRTLRNQRTQKDSDEQQGTFNLPILHRRPCQPHRLKNSAKDAARPLDAPLHCKSLVKPPQGPMGEAPLPPNQPVGTGEPGQPQPHQHILRSLVRLSLVALAEQSPTGEFAMESPPVQQISQLLSLLHQGQFQPKTNHRGNKYTAKNGSRAAGLDADCLSTKDSGHGESEAEDRDSESGFELSVQQLVGEELETLLEPQAELALKRLTAADPAWVARLSLPLTSSYKDNVFSPDSLHSPQDEEAARQEKPRTFETFGKGAGADSNATGTRLASTFLSEMSTLFEMILSQKVQVHDETGSGLLRQLSARGKSLGLEDHAPVL